CGGTTTCTACGACGTGGTGCTTAGCAACGCCTACGAAACCGTCGTGGTCCAGGCCGTGCGCCTCCATTTGGCCGGCGACCCGGACCTGCCGACCACGATCCCAACCTATCCGGCACCGTCAGCAGATTTTATGCGATTGGCCAACCTGTCCGTCCGCGCGCCGGCTAGCACCGGATCCCACGCCTTGGTCGCCGGTTTCGTGCTCGACGATTCCACGCAGGTCACGACCGAGCGCGCCTCCTCCGTGCTCCTGCGTGCCATCGGTCCGGGGTTGAACGCCTTCGATGTCCCCGACGCCATGGCCGATCCGGCGCTGAGCCTCAGTGAGCCCAACGAGACCGCGATTGCCTCCAACCAAGCCTGGTCGTCCAACCTCGCCACCACCTTCGCCACCGCCGGAGCGTTCGCGCTGGAGGAGGCGTCCCTGGACGCGGCGCTGCTTCACACGATCCCGGCAGCCAACCACCAGCCCGTGCTGGTCGCCACGGTGACGCCCACCGACGACACCGCCCCTGGCGAAACGCTGTTTGAACTCTACGCCATGCCCGAAGGCAACGGCACCAGTCTGAGCAACCTTTCCGCCCGCGCTTACGTCACCCCGGACCAGCCGCTCACCGCCGGCTTGGTGATCACCGGCCAGCGCGATCTATCCGTGTTGGTGCGGGCCGTGGGCGACGGGCTCCAGGCCTTCGGACTCACCGAGACCGCCAGCAAACCGACCGTGCGTTGGACCGCCCTCGACGGCGCTCTCGGCGGCTTCGCTTCCGGTCACTTTGAGCAAGCCGATGCCGCCAGTGCCCGCCTCGGCGCCTTCCCACTCGACTCTGCCGACGACACCGCCGCCCAACTCAACTACCTCCGCCCCGGCCGCTACACCTTCACCGTCGAGGTCGAGTCCGCCGGCGTCGTCCTCTTCGAACTCTACGTCGACTGGCAAAACGCCTACTGACGCCCCCACCAGTTGACGGGAAAAGGCGTTGCCCGCACGCGCTCGGCGGGCTTCGCTGCACGGCTCGTCTTGCCGTGCAGGTTTCCTTCGTCATCCCGGTCTATAACCAACTCGCCCACACCCAGGCCTGCCTGGCGTCGTTGCGCGAACACCTGCCAGCCGACCTCACCCACGAAATCATCCTCGTCGACGACGGCAGCGACGCCGAGACCCAGACCTTTCTTGCCGGCCTCAGCGCCCCGCACCGCGTCATCACGCTGCCCGGCAATCACGGTTTTGCCCGCGCCACCAACGCCGGCGCGACCGTCGCCTCCGGCCAATGGCTTTGTCTGCTCAACAACGACGTGGAGCTCACCGCCGGCACGATCGAGGCCATGCTCGCGGTGCGCGACGCCCACCCGGACGCCGGCATCATCGGCAACATTCAACTCACCACCGCGACCGGCGAGGTCGACCATGCCGGCATCGAGTTTCGCGACGGTGGATATCCGCGCCACATTCGCGGCGAACTGACCGCCCTCCAGGCCGAGGGCGAGATCGTGCCGGCCCTCGCCGTGACCGCCGCCTGCTGCCTCGTCGATCGTGCCTGGTTTGTTGCCATGGACGGACTCGATCCGTGCTACCGCAACGGCTTCGAAGACGTCGATCTCTGCCTGCGCGCCCGCGAAAACGGCTGGGGCATCTACGTCGCCACCCGCAGCGTCGTGAAACACGCCGTATCCACCAGCCAAGGACGCGGGGATCACGAGTTTCGCAACGCCCAGACTTTCCTCGACCGTTGGGGACCACGCACCGCCGCCCTCGAGGTCGCCCAGCGTCGCGACGCCGCCCGCCGCTACCGCACCCGCCGCGCCCGCGAAACCGCCGGCCAACCCGCCCCCCAGTCGGTCCAGGCCGCCCGTCTCGCCGCCCTCGCCGCCGCCGAGCAGCAGGAGCGCCTCACCCGCACTCCCGTGACCGTCTGGGTCGACCTCCTGCGCATGGAACCCGGTGGTGCCAACGGCGGCATCAAGCCACTCGTCTACGCCATGCTGCGTGAGCTCGCCACCCTGCAGTGGAACCCGCAGCGTTACGTGCTGCTCGCCCGCGCCCCGCTGCACGACGAGCTGCGCCGCCTCGAACTCACCGCTCCGCTCGCGCTCCAAGGCCCCGACGGTTGGACCCTCCACGAAGACGGTCGCACCACGCCGACCTCGCCGACCGCCCTCGCTCGCAGCCACCTGCCGGAAGTCCTCTATTGCCCCTTCGGCACCTCTGCCTTGGCCCGCCCCGACCTGCCCAGCGTTGCCCTGTTGGTCGATGCGCTGCACCGCGATTTGCCCGCCGCCTTGCCGATCGAGGAGGTCAACTTCCGCGAGGAGAACTTTAAACGTGTCATCGGTTCGGCCACCTGGCTGCAAACCCTCGCGCTGCACGGCATCGAACGCCTCCACCACCACTGGGGCGTGCCTCCCTCACGCTGCTTCCACACCTACGCCCCCGTGCAACGCCGCCTGCGTGTGCCCGATCCGCTGCCGCCGCCGCCGGATGGGTTGCCCGAGCGCGATTACTTTTTTTATCCGGCCAATTTCTGGGCGCACAAAAACCACGAGGTGCTGCTCACCGCCTACCGGCTCTATCGTCAGCGCGTAGGCGCCGACACCGCCTGGCAACTTGTGCTCACCGGCTTCCCCGATGCCCGCCAACAAACCTTGCGCGAGATGAGCACCGCCCTCGGTCTGACCGACTGCGTGCACTTTGCCGGCCATCTACCCGACGACGCCTTCGCCGGCCTGTGGCGCCGCGCCGGGGCGCTCGTGTTTCCGTCGCTGCACGAGGGGTTCGGCATTCCGCTGCTCGAAGCCTTCGAAAACGGTCTGCCCGTGCTCGCATCCGACGCCTCCGTCCTGCCCGAGGTCGGCGGCGACGCCTGCCACTGGTTCGACGCCTCCCACCCGTCGGCCGTCGCCGAGGCCCTTACCACCGTCGCGGCCGACCCGGCGCTGCGTGTCCGCCTGATTGCCGCCGGCACCGCCCGCCTGTCACGCTTCTCGCTCCATTACGAGGCGAGCCGCCTCAACCACTTTCTCCACGCCGCCGCCCGCGGCCTCGTGCCATGAAAATCGGTCTCGATGTCGCCCAAACCTCCGCCGAGCGCGCCGGTTGCGCCTGGTATGCCGACGCCTTGGCCCGCGCCTTGGTCGAGCTCGGCCGCCCGCAGGGCCACGCGTTTGTCCTGTATCACCAATTTGGAGACTGGATTAACGGCGAGCCCGGTCACGGCACCCGGCTCACCGGCAAAGGCATCACCATGCCGCTGCTGCACACCCTACCCGTGCCGGCTCGCGCGCTCTGGCGCGCCATCGAAGCCGGCACCGCCGACCTGCCGGACGCCCCCGACGTCGTCATCGCCTCCAGTTTCCACGCCCCGCGCACGCCGGGTGCCAAGCTCGTCTACGTCGTCCACGACCTCGTGTTCTGGACCCACCCGCAATACGCCACCGACGCCACCCGCTTGGTCTGCCAACGCGAACTCGGTCAGGCCCTCGGTCGCGCCGCCGCATTTCTTTTTGTCAGCGAATCCACCCGCCGCGACTTCGAGTCGCTTTTCCCGGGTTGGCTGGCCGAAAGCGGCACTCCGCACGCCATCGCCTCCGGTGCCAGTCGCTGGCCTGCCGTGGAGTCGCCCACACCGCGCGCACCGGATGCCCCGTGGTTGATGGTCGGCTCATTGGAGCCCCGTAAAAACCACCTCACCGCCCTCGCCGCCTACGAGATGTATTACGCGTCCAGCGAGCATCCCCGCCCACTGCACATCATCGGCGGACGCGGCTGGATGTCCGACGAGGTGCACGCCCGCATCGATCTGATCGC
This portion of the Actomonas aquatica genome encodes:
- a CDS encoding glycosyltransferase, with translation MQVSFVIPVYNQLAHTQACLASLREHLPADLTHEIILVDDGSDAETQTFLAGLSAPHRVITLPGNHGFARATNAGATVASGQWLCLLNNDVELTAGTIEAMLAVRDAHPDAGIIGNIQLTTATGEVDHAGIEFRDGGYPRHIRGELTALQAEGEIVPALAVTAACCLVDRAWFVAMDGLDPCYRNGFEDVDLCLRARENGWGIYVATRSVVKHAVSTSQGRGDHEFRNAQTFLDRWGPRTAALEVAQRRDAARRYRTRRARETAGQPAPQSVQAARLAALAAAEQQERLTRTPVTVWVDLLRMEPGGANGGIKPLVYAMLRELATLQWNPQRYVLLARAPLHDELRRLELTAPLALQGPDGWTLHEDGRTTPTSPTALARSHLPEVLYCPFGTSALARPDLPSVALLVDALHRDLPAALPIEEVNFREENFKRVIGSATWLQTLALHGIERLHHHWGVPPSRCFHTYAPVQRRLRVPDPLPPPPDGLPERDYFFYPANFWAHKNHEVLLTAYRLYRQRVGADTAWQLVLTGFPDARQQTLREMSTALGLTDCVHFAGHLPDDAFAGLWRRAGALVFPSLHEGFGIPLLEAFENGLPVLASDASVLPEVGGDACHWFDASHPSAVAEALTTVAADPALRVRLIAAGTARLSRFSLHYEASRLNHFLHAAARGLVP
- a CDS encoding glycosyltransferase family 4 protein; the protein is MKIGLDVAQTSAERAGCAWYADALARALVELGRPQGHAFVLYHQFGDWINGEPGHGTRLTGKGITMPLLHTLPVPARALWRAIEAGTADLPDAPDVVIASSFHAPRTPGAKLVYVVHDLVFWTHPQYATDATRLVCQRELGQALGRAAAFLFVSESTRRDFESLFPGWLAESGTPHAIASGASRWPAVESPTPRAPDAPWLMVGSLEPRKNHLTALAAYEMYYASSEHPRPLHIIGGRGWMSDEVHARIDLIAARGWPVVYRGYLDDRELRTAYRDSFALLQPSWHEGFGLPVLEAFSQGLPVIAADAASLPEVAGDAAILCPPENPPAWSIAMLELDRDPTAHARLGAAGLTRANDYSWQKTARTVLDLITKLS